The following proteins come from a genomic window of Diprion similis isolate iyDipSimi1 chromosome 8, iyDipSimi1.1, whole genome shotgun sequence:
- the LOC124408722 gene encoding pickpocket protein 28-like produces the protein MAVLTAAYYIWNLYQKWIDSPLIISLSPDPVSLVEIPFPSITVCNMNNAKKSEADRINQGEDNLEKVLLNDICNLENGTSTDDLDSESGKWSNVQRFMINVTQPCTDMLFLCRWHQNTTDCEKIFNPTLTDEGICCNFNAVHRKYLFYNPRDMSDFNVTFPFTSVDWTPEKGYASKTPADSIPWRPYGAGRHLGLTLVLDAEVSEYYCSSTASIGFKMLLHNPVETPKIADFAFTVEPGKETRIVIRPTITSASRSIIRVPKKKRRCFFTSERSLKYYRTYTQRNCILECEANFTQEICSCVQHYMPKSANTTICGKKDEKCADQARLIMELKLYDDENTTSLFNASQTENIAVVHLYFVDSQFTAHVKNELFGFTELLSNTGGLLGLFMGFSFLSLVEIIYFITLRLWCRIYRRKSLSVQTPLQVMPPPHQYATVYPFAQ, from the exons ATGGCGGTTTTGACAGCGGCATACTACATCTGGAATCTTTATCAAAAGTGGATAGATTCTCCGTTAATAATTTCTCTCAGTCCAGACCCCGTATCGTTGGTCGAGATACCGTTTCCATCTATAACTGTGTGTAACATGAACAATGCGAAGAAGTCCGAAGCTGATCGTATAAATCAAGG AGAAGataatttggaaaaagttcTACTTAACGATATTTGTAACCTTGAGAATGGGACATCCACCGATGACCTCGATTCGGAATCAGGCAAGTGGAGCAACGTTCAACGTTTCATGATAAAC GTCACCCAGCCATGCACAGATATGCTGTTCTTATGTCGATGGCATCAAAATACTAcagattgtgaaaaaatcttcaatcCGACATTGACTGATGAAGGGATTTGCTGTAATTTCAATGCCGTGCATCGAAAATACTTATTTTATAATCC gcGTGACATGTCTGATTTCAACGTGACATTCCCATTCACAAGTGTTGACTGGACTCCGGAGAAAGGGTACGCGTCGAAAACACCTGCGGATTCCATACCTTGGAGACCGTATGGTGCAGGAAGACATCTCGGTCTTACTTTAGTCCTCGATGCTGAAGTCTCGGAGTATTACTGTTCATCGACCGCCAGTATTGGTTTTAAG ATGCTCCTGCATAATCCAGTGGAAACCCCAAAAATAGCAGATTTTGCGTTTACCGTAGAACCTGGTAAAGAAACAAGAATCGTGATTCGACCCACCATTACATCGGCAAGCAGATCGATAATTAGggtaccaaaaaaaaaacgaaggtgTTTTTTTACCTCGGAAAGATCTTTGAAGTACTACAGAACTTACACGCAAAGGAACTGCATCCTGGAGTGCGAGGCTAACTTTACACAAGAAATTTGTAGCTGTGTTCAACATTATATGCCAA AATCAGCGAATACCACGATATGTGGAAAAAAGGATGAGAAATGTGCAGATCAGGCCCGACTCATCATGGAATTGAAACTATACGACGACGAAAATACTACAAGTCTGTTCAACGCAAGCCAAAC AGAAAACATTGCTGTCGTTCATCTATATTTTGTGGATTCGCAATTTACGGCACATGTGAagaatgaattattcggatTCACTGAACTATTGT CAAACACTGGGGGCCTACTTGGACTATTTATGGGTTTCAGTTTCTTGTCACTAGTGGAGATAATATACTTCATCACTTTGAGACTCTGGTGTCGAATTTATAGACGAAAGTCGTTGTCTGTACAAACTCCTCTTCAAGTTATGCCACCACCTCATCAATATGCCACCGTTTATCCGTTTGCTCAATAG
- the LOC124409041 gene encoding uncharacterized protein LOC124409041 isoform X1: MASLAGGSTGLLRPPTMLEQLLEEINFQRTKEMRQLLKDDSGFVMLQGTTYWTDLFVRHFLFQAEHTIDGDDLLFFVRKKHVKTSSRYLPKFETEVDVFRKDSKKLPIGDPDIDWEETVYLNLVVHQFDYTLTLAICTRTSPKELQVLRRHSQKVYASPSRRRMDAKGDLEEMTYPHICFMVDNFDEVFCDILVRDGEMVCVELVASDRDGAVQGVIFLGSIRYDALKKVYDARSSLSTKMAQRMTFGLFSGAASQRVEFVRMKGPQGKGHAEMAVTKPKGSGAETPTSEPGYCATDALWDADWDDAEEIFMYRHQRRLSDPSANLNNFVRGGWRTKPDSAATKARSENEGLDSMANGLSEIEAGDVRDAEVQETCSWGGRGSPHSIGNSRSPRSQRRRSPLLPTRYVNRKQRNSREVPNENVSPSRKEAYHETGGPQNHHIEVGSEILPPGPCLTDDNVRQKLDSGAILVHGKEELPLNYADDNHTASTDADHRMFKNSESLSAESLHRTIDSSDIELANGTTVIADDTLENKNKNESTPCDKNANTKIPRTNGCAQKQSATLPRRRRRRALHGSLRGTPLPPHRVTPDGTAIYYWCELPRRPGSQELDDGAYNPLWTMRGFTQTFHFWKETRRAQSVPLNAFLTYITLPWWSIAKDILDHREGPILTF; the protein is encoded by the exons ATGGCTAGTTTGGCCGGTGGATCCACCGGATTACTTCGTCCTCCAACGATGCTTGAACAGCTATTGGAGGAGATTAATTTTCAGAGGACAAAGGAGATGCGTCAGCTACTCAAAGACG ATTCGGGTTTCGTCATGCTCCAGGGTACAACGTATTGGACAGACTTATTCGTGCGTCACTTCCTATTCCAAGCAGAGCACACCATAGACGGTGACGATCTGCTATTTTTCGTACGCAAGAAACACGTCAAGACTTCGTCACGTTATTTACCCAAATTCGAAACAGAAGTTGACGTCTTCCGCAAGGATAGCAAGAAGCTTCCTATCGGCGATCCAGATATTGACTGGGAAGAAACTGTGTACCTGAATCTTGTAGTCCATCAATTTGATTACACCCTCACGTTGGCGATCTGCACAAGAACAAGCCCAAAAGAGCTGCAG GTTCTTCGAAGACACTCGCAAAAAGTCTACGCTAGTCCAAGCCGCCGTCGCATGGATGCCAAAGGCGACCTGGAAGAAATGACTTACCCACACATCTGTTTTATGGTGGATAACTTTGATGAAGTTTTCTGTGATATTCTAGTCAGGGATGGTGAAATGGTCTGCGTTGAACTAGTGGCTTCGGATAGAGACGGTGCTGTTCAGGGCGTCATTTTTCTCGGATCCATCCGCTATGACGCTTTAAAGAAAGTATACGATGCTAGG tctAGTTTGAGTACAAAAATGGCACAGCGAATGACGTTCGGTCTTTTCTCTGGGGCAGCATCACAGAGGGTCGAGTTTGTTCGAATGAAAGGCCCTCAAG GTAAAGGTCACGCGGAAATGGCTGTGACAAAGCCGAAAGGATCGGGTGCCGAGACTCCAACTTCCGAGCCAGGCTACTGTGCTACAGACGCCTTATGGGATGCCGACTGGGATGACGCCGAGGAGATATTCATGTACCGTCACCAGAGACGTCTCTCAGATCCGAGTGCAAATTTGAACAACTTTGTTCGCGGCGGATGGCGGACAAAACCAGATTCTGCAGCCACGAAAGCTCGGTCAGAGAACGAAGGACTTGACTCGATGGCTAACGGGCTTAGTGAGATAGAAGCGGGCGATGTTCGGGATG CGGAAGTGCAGGAGACTTGCAGCTGGGGCGGGCGGGGCTCGCCGCACTCGATTGGAAATAGCAGAAGTCCACGCTCGCAAAGGAGAAGATCGCCTCTACTGCCTACGAGGTACGTCAACCGGAAACAACGAAACTCCCGGGAAGTtccaaatgaaaatgtgtcaCCCAGTCGCAAGGAGGCCTATCACGAGACTGGCG GCCCCCAGAATCACCATATCGAAGTCGGAAGTGAAATACTGCCGCCAGGGCCGTGTCTGACAGATGACAACGTACGTCAAAAGTTAGACTCCGGAGCAATATTAGTCCATGGAAAAGAGGAGCTGCCTCTAAATTACGCGGACGATAATCACACGGCGAGCACTGACGCCGATCACCGGATGTTTAAGAATAGCGAAAGTCTGAGCGCCGAGTCGCTCCATCGGACCATCGACAGTAGCGATATCGAACTCGCGAATGGAACGACGGTTATCGCCGATGACACCCTCGAGAACAAAAACAAGAACGAGTCGACGCCCTGCGACAAAAATGCAAACACTAAAATACCGCGAACCAATGGATGCGCCCAAAAACAAAGCGCGACACTCCCCAGAAGGCGAAGGAGACGCGCTCTTCACGGAAGCCTTCGAGGAACCCCGCTGCCGCCACATCGGGTCACCCCCGATGGTACAGCCATCTACTATTGGTGCGAGCTCCCGCGCCGCCCCGGTTCACAGG AACTCGACGACGGAGCGTACAATCCATTGTGGACCATGCGTGGATTCACACAGACGTTTCACTTCTGGAAGGAGACGCGGCGGGCCCAGTCAGTTCCTCTCAACGCTTTCTTGACATATATCACGCTACCTTGGTGGAGCATAGCAAAAG ataTATTAGATCACAGAGAAGGTCCGATTCTGACCTTCTAG
- the LOC124409041 gene encoding uncharacterized protein KIAA0930 homolog isoform X2, translated as MASLAGGSTGLLRPPTMLEQLLEEINFQRTKEMRQLLKDDSGFVMLQGTTYWTDLFVRHFLFQAEHTIDGDDLLFFVRKKHVKTSSRYLPKFETEVDVFRKDSKKLPIGDPDIDWEETVYLNLVVHQFDYTLTLAICTRTSPKELQVLRRHSQKVYASPSRRRMDAKGDLEEMTYPHICFMVDNFDEVFCDILVRDGEMVCVELVASDRDGAVQGVIFLGSIRYDALKKVYDARSSLSTKMAQRMTFGLFSGAASQRVEFVRMKGPQGKGHAEMAVTKPKGSGAETPTSEPGYCATDALWDADWDDAEEIFMYRHQRRLSDPSANLNNFVRGGWRTKPDSAATKARSENEGLDSMANGLSEIEAGDVRDELDDGAYNPLWTMRGFTQTFHFWKETRRAQSVPLNAFLTYITLPWWSIAKDILDHREGPILTF; from the exons ATGGCTAGTTTGGCCGGTGGATCCACCGGATTACTTCGTCCTCCAACGATGCTTGAACAGCTATTGGAGGAGATTAATTTTCAGAGGACAAAGGAGATGCGTCAGCTACTCAAAGACG ATTCGGGTTTCGTCATGCTCCAGGGTACAACGTATTGGACAGACTTATTCGTGCGTCACTTCCTATTCCAAGCAGAGCACACCATAGACGGTGACGATCTGCTATTTTTCGTACGCAAGAAACACGTCAAGACTTCGTCACGTTATTTACCCAAATTCGAAACAGAAGTTGACGTCTTCCGCAAGGATAGCAAGAAGCTTCCTATCGGCGATCCAGATATTGACTGGGAAGAAACTGTGTACCTGAATCTTGTAGTCCATCAATTTGATTACACCCTCACGTTGGCGATCTGCACAAGAACAAGCCCAAAAGAGCTGCAG GTTCTTCGAAGACACTCGCAAAAAGTCTACGCTAGTCCAAGCCGCCGTCGCATGGATGCCAAAGGCGACCTGGAAGAAATGACTTACCCACACATCTGTTTTATGGTGGATAACTTTGATGAAGTTTTCTGTGATATTCTAGTCAGGGATGGTGAAATGGTCTGCGTTGAACTAGTGGCTTCGGATAGAGACGGTGCTGTTCAGGGCGTCATTTTTCTCGGATCCATCCGCTATGACGCTTTAAAGAAAGTATACGATGCTAGG tctAGTTTGAGTACAAAAATGGCACAGCGAATGACGTTCGGTCTTTTCTCTGGGGCAGCATCACAGAGGGTCGAGTTTGTTCGAATGAAAGGCCCTCAAG GTAAAGGTCACGCGGAAATGGCTGTGACAAAGCCGAAAGGATCGGGTGCCGAGACTCCAACTTCCGAGCCAGGCTACTGTGCTACAGACGCCTTATGGGATGCCGACTGGGATGACGCCGAGGAGATATTCATGTACCGTCACCAGAGACGTCTCTCAGATCCGAGTGCAAATTTGAACAACTTTGTTCGCGGCGGATGGCGGACAAAACCAGATTCTGCAGCCACGAAAGCTCGGTCAGAGAACGAAGGACTTGACTCGATGGCTAACGGGCTTAGTGAGATAGAAGCGGGCGATGTTCGGGATG AACTCGACGACGGAGCGTACAATCCATTGTGGACCATGCGTGGATTCACACAGACGTTTCACTTCTGGAAGGAGACGCGGCGGGCCCAGTCAGTTCCTCTCAACGCTTTCTTGACATATATCACGCTACCTTGGTGGAGCATAGCAAAAG ataTATTAGATCACAGAGAAGGTCCGATTCTGACCTTCTAG